The proteins below come from a single Brevundimonas sp. LM2 genomic window:
- a CDS encoding TetR/AcrR family transcriptional regulator — protein MSFVACRPRNAAATREAILDAATRRFSAESYDQVGIRDVAGEVGVDPALISRYFGSKEELFRAVMDGCGTGADLTEGDRATFGERMAHDIVYGARKEGKLAWLLLMLRSIASPKAAEVIQRASRETFYEPFIAWVGGEDAEIRVRIAAGMMMGLTVSRDLSGGLNMTPDQCERLKTRVAKILQDLVDG, from the coding sequence TTGAGTTTCGTCGCCTGCCGACCGAGAAATGCTGCCGCCACGCGCGAGGCCATTCTGGACGCCGCCACGCGTCGGTTTTCGGCTGAGAGCTATGATCAGGTCGGTATCCGGGATGTGGCGGGCGAAGTCGGCGTCGATCCGGCGCTGATCAGCCGCTATTTCGGCTCCAAGGAAGAACTGTTCCGCGCGGTGATGGACGGCTGCGGCACGGGCGCCGACCTGACCGAGGGCGACCGGGCCACCTTCGGCGAGCGCATGGCCCACGACATCGTCTATGGCGCGCGCAAGGAGGGCAAGCTGGCCTGGCTGCTGCTGATGCTTCGGTCGATCGCCTCGCCCAAGGCCGCCGAGGTGATCCAGCGGGCGTCGCGCGAGACCTTCTACGAGCCCTTCATCGCCTGGGTCGGCGGCGAGGACGCCGAGATCCGCGTCCGCATCGCGGCGGGCATGATGATGGGGCTGACCGTCAGTCGGGACCTGTCGGGCGGGCTGAACATGACCCCGGACCAGTGCGAGCGGTTGAAGACCCGTGTCGCGAAGATCCTTCAGGACCTGGTCGACGGCTGA
- a CDS encoding M1 family metallopeptidase, translated as MRGWMLAALAAVVAMGGTAASAQVSVGPIQQTTGTFEDKFRQFEGEDWPTPTDYRNASGAPGHRYWQQKVDYEIDVALDEGDRTLTGTETVTYTNNSPDRLGYLWLLLDQQNYRRASLAERSRTVGSDTTLSVNEVVRVQRFQEWEGGFNDLKITGADGRDLPFSITDSLLRIDLPQTLGTGETFTFTIAFTLPLPETNVVGGRSGYECFTKAWEDGNCIFLAAQWFPRLAVYSDYEGWHNAQFLGSGEFTLEFGDYDVSITAPADHQVSATGALQNLDILTAAQRQRLDQARTADEPVYIVTPAEAAAAEASPARSGTRTWNFAAANVRDFAFASSRKFIWDAMGVEQDSAEHPVVMAMSFFPKEARPLWDSWSTKAVAHTLDVYNQFSITYPYPAAQSVNGPVGGMEYPMITFNGPRPLRGDDGSLTYTERTKAGLIGVIIHEVGHTYFPMIINSDERQWTWMDEGLNSFLQYQAEKLWDADFPARGEPRQIVEYMISENQVPVMTQSDSILQFGNNAYAKPATALNILRETVMGRELFDRAFREYSQRWAFKRPTPYDFFRTMEESSGMDLDWFWRGWFYTTDHVDISLDKVIAVSLESADPEARARAARARFEAEPESRTVVNNRGIETVTERDPSVRDYYDETDAFTVTATERRDAAKARTAAEADANRRQALTFDDNVYRFTFSNRGGLVMPVILKLNWSDGSDEIVRIPAEVWRRNSQTVTWQHVSSKTLVSAEVDPLWETADADRANNGFPQSIQPSLVPLAPQGPQAPNRMRDDDRRVTPDSLRPRAVTP; from the coding sequence ATGCGTGGATGGATGTTGGCGGCGCTTGCCGCGGTCGTCGCGATGGGCGGAACGGCGGCGTCGGCCCAGGTCAGCGTCGGCCCGATCCAGCAGACGACCGGCACCTTCGAGGACAAGTTCCGCCAGTTCGAGGGCGAGGACTGGCCCACCCCCACCGACTATCGCAACGCCTCGGGGGCCCCGGGGCATCGCTACTGGCAGCAGAAGGTCGATTACGAAATCGACGTCGCGCTGGACGAGGGTGATCGCACCCTGACGGGCACCGAGACGGTCACCTACACCAACAATTCGCCGGACCGGCTGGGCTATCTGTGGCTGCTGCTGGACCAGCAGAACTATCGCCGCGCCTCCCTGGCCGAACGCAGCCGCACGGTCGGCTCCGACACCACCCTGTCCGTCAACGAGGTCGTGCGGGTGCAGCGTTTCCAGGAATGGGAGGGCGGGTTCAACGATCTGAAGATCACGGGGGCGGACGGCCGGGACCTGCCGTTCTCGATCACCGACTCCCTGCTGCGCATCGACCTGCCCCAGACGCTGGGCACCGGCGAGACCTTCACCTTCACCATCGCCTTCACCCTGCCGCTGCCCGAGACCAATGTCGTCGGCGGGCGCAGCGGCTATGAGTGTTTCACCAAGGCCTGGGAGGACGGCAACTGCATCTTCCTGGCGGCCCAGTGGTTCCCGCGACTGGCGGTCTATTCGGACTATGAGGGCTGGCACAACGCACAATTCCTGGGATCGGGCGAGTTCACGCTGGAGTTCGGCGACTACGACGTTTCGATCACCGCCCCGGCCGACCACCAGGTCTCGGCCACCGGCGCGCTGCAGAACCTCGACATCCTGACCGCCGCCCAGCGCCAGCGCCTGGACCAGGCCCGCACCGCCGATGAACCCGTCTATATCGTGACCCCGGCCGAGGCCGCCGCGGCCGAGGCCAGCCCCGCCCGCTCCGGAACCCGGACCTGGAACTTCGCCGCCGCGAACGTGCGCGACTTCGCCTTCGCCTCCAGCCGCAAATTCATCTGGGACGCCATGGGCGTCGAACAGGACAGCGCCGAACACCCGGTGGTCATGGCCATGTCCTTCTTCCCCAAGGAGGCCCGGCCCCTTTGGGACTCCTGGTCGACCAAGGCCGTGGCCCACACCCTGGACGTCTACAACCAGTTCTCGATCACCTACCCCTATCCCGCGGCCCAGTCGGTCAACGGCCCGGTCGGCGGGATGGAATATCCGATGATCACCTTCAACGGGCCGCGCCCGCTGCGGGGCGACGACGGCAGCCTGACCTATACCGAGCGGACCAAGGCCGGGCTGATCGGGGTCATCATCCATGAGGTGGGCCACACCTATTTCCCGATGATCATCAACTCCGACGAACGCCAGTGGACCTGGATGGACGAGGGGCTGAACAGCTTCCTGCAGTATCAGGCCGAAAAGCTGTGGGACGCCGACTTCCCCGCCCGGGGCGAGCCGCGCCAGATCGTCGAATACATGATCTCCGAGAACCAGGTGCCGGTCATGACTCAGTCGGACAGCATCCTGCAGTTCGGCAACAACGCCTACGCCAAGCCGGCGACGGCCCTGAACATCCTGCGCGAGACGGTCATGGGCCGCGAGCTGTTCGACCGGGCCTTCCGCGAATACTCGCAGCGCTGGGCCTTCAAGCGGCCGACCCCCTACGACTTCTTCCGCACCATGGAAGAGTCCTCGGGCATGGACCTGGACTGGTTCTGGCGCGGCTGGTTCTACACCACCGACCACGTCGACATCTCGCTGGACAAGGTCATCGCCGTGTCGCTGGAGTCCGCCGACCCCGAGGCCCGCGCCCGCGCCGCCCGCGCACGCTTCGAGGCCGAGCCGGAATCGCGCACCGTGGTCAACAACCGGGGCATCGAAACCGTGACCGAGCGCGATCCGTCGGTCCGCGACTACTATGACGAGACCGACGCCTTCACCGTCACGGCCACCGAGCGCCGCGACGCCGCCAAGGCTCGCACCGCCGCGGAGGCTGACGCCAACCGCCGCCAGGCCCTGACCTTCGACGACAACGTCTATCGCTTCACCTTCTCCAACCGGGGCGGGCTGGTGATGCCGGTGATCCTGAAGCTGAACTGGTCGGACGGCTCGGACGAGATCGTGCGCATCCCCGCCGAGGTCTGGCGGCGCAACAGCCAGACCGTGACCTGGCAGCATGTGTCGTCCAAGACCCTGGTCTCGGCCGAGGTCGATCCCCTGTGGGAGACCGCCGACGCCGACCGCGCCAACAACGGCTTCCCGCAATCGATCCAGCCCAGTCTGGTCCCCCTGGCGCCCCAGGGCCCCCAGGCCCCCAACCGGATGCGCGACGACGACCGCCGGGTCACGCCCGACAGCCTGCGCCCCCGGGCGGTGACGCCATGA
- a CDS encoding efflux RND transporter permease subunit — MNISRFFIDRPIFAAVLAVFITLVGIFAYPLLPLAQYPDIAPPTITINTAYSGASAETLAETVAAPIEQEVNGVEGMLYLSSSSTSDGTVAITVTFEPGTDLDNAQVLVQNRVALAEPRLPEAVRQVGVIVNKQESGFLMILGLTSPGDVLNSDYIGNYANSTLRDRLLRIEGVGNVTVFGGGNYSMRVWIDPAKAAARGLNASDITTALRGQNIQAAAGSIGQPPFATNASAFQQPIQVQGRLSSPEEFADIAVKTDADGRVTRIRDIARVELGAQDYGIQGYFDGVRGVGIAVVQQPGANALGTAERVLAEVEAIKADAPAGLEIGVPYNPTEFVAASVESVQHTLIEAVILVVLVVLIFLQSWRAAIIPIVAIPIALVATFAVQLALGYSINSLSLLALVLAVGIVVDDAIVVVENVERYVREGLSPKEAAYKSMEEVSGALIAIGLVLVAVFIPTMFVPGIPGIFYRQFAVTIAAATVVSLFVSLTLSPAMAALLLKPHQHHDEAAPRPRTAFGKAKYYAGWGGRKFNEGFDWLSDRYGRLTARLVRTVALVLVVYVGLLGLTAWRLIDTPSGFIPEQDQGYLIGVVQLPAGSSLERTNAVMDRARVIIEGTEGVDGTVAFAGLDGTSFSFGSNAATIFVRLNDYEDRTTRETTATALAGAITGAASGIQNANIFVIAPPSVQGLGTGNGFAMMVQDTSAAGYGALEGATYAMMGAAAAAPTQVQQVFSTYNTGSPRIEADVDRDRALMMGVQPSAVFETMGIYLGSSYVNDFNMLGRTFRVTAQAEPAYRDDMADIANLKVRSESGAMVPLGSVATLRESAGPSRIVRYNLFPAAELQGQGAPGVSSGEALGIMEEMAAQALPPGFSYEWTGLAYQEKQAAGGATIIFVVAVLLVFLVLAAQYEAFTLPLAVILIVPMCLLAAMLGVNALGLDNNILVQVGLVVLIALAAKNAILIVEFAKQQEEHGMDRWDAAVAAARIRLRPILMTSFAFILGVLPLVLADGAGAEMRQSLGAAVFFGMIGVTVFGLLFTPVFYVICRGLAARIPQTPTKPSETPTTGAPYGSHEPAPAHTAPRTGDAA; from the coding sequence ATGAACATCTCGCGCTTCTTCATCGACCGGCCGATCTTCGCCGCCGTGCTGGCGGTGTTCATCACCCTGGTCGGGATCTTCGCCTATCCGCTGCTGCCCCTGGCGCAGTATCCGGACATCGCGCCGCCCACGATCACCATCAACACCGCCTATTCCGGAGCCTCGGCCGAGACCTTGGCCGAGACGGTGGCGGCGCCGATCGAGCAGGAGGTCAACGGCGTCGAGGGGATGCTGTACCTGTCGTCCTCCTCGACCTCGGACGGCACGGTGGCGATCACCGTGACCTTCGAACCCGGCACCGATCTGGATAACGCCCAGGTGCTGGTCCAGAACCGGGTCGCCCTGGCCGAGCCGCGCCTGCCCGAGGCCGTCCGTCAGGTCGGCGTCATCGTCAACAAGCAGGAATCCGGCTTCCTGATGATCCTGGGCCTGACCTCGCCCGGCGACGTCCTGAACAGCGACTATATCGGCAACTACGCCAACTCGACCCTGCGCGACCGCCTGCTCCGGATCGAGGGCGTGGGCAACGTCACCGTCTTCGGCGGCGGCAACTATTCGATGCGGGTCTGGATCGATCCGGCCAAGGCCGCCGCGCGCGGTCTGAACGCCTCCGACATCACCACCGCCCTGCGCGGCCAGAACATCCAGGCCGCCGCCGGCTCGATCGGCCAGCCCCCCTTCGCCACCAACGCCTCCGCCTTCCAGCAGCCGATCCAGGTCCAGGGGCGTCTATCCAGCCCCGAGGAATTCGCCGACATCGCCGTCAAGACCGACGCCGACGGCCGGGTCACGCGCATCCGCGACATCGCCCGCGTCGAACTGGGTGCTCAGGACTATGGCATCCAGGGCTATTTCGACGGCGTCCGCGGCGTCGGCATCGCCGTCGTTCAGCAGCCGGGGGCCAATGCGCTCGGCACCGCCGAACGCGTCCTGGCCGAGGTCGAGGCCATCAAGGCCGACGCGCCCGCGGGTCTGGAGATCGGCGTCCCCTACAACCCGACGGAATTCGTCGCCGCCTCGGTCGAGTCGGTCCAGCACACCCTGATCGAGGCGGTCATTCTGGTCGTCCTGGTCGTGCTGATCTTCCTGCAGTCGTGGCGCGCCGCGATCATCCCGATCGTCGCCATCCCGATCGCGCTGGTCGCCACCTTCGCGGTGCAGCTGGCGCTCGGCTATTCGATCAACTCCCTGTCGCTGCTGGCCCTGGTGCTGGCGGTGGGGATCGTGGTCGATGACGCCATCGTCGTGGTCGAGAACGTCGAACGCTACGTCCGCGAGGGTCTGTCGCCCAAGGAGGCCGCCTACAAGTCCATGGAGGAGGTCTCCGGTGCCCTGATCGCCATCGGTCTGGTGCTGGTGGCCGTGTTCATCCCGACCATGTTCGTGCCGGGCATCCCGGGCATCTTCTACCGCCAGTTCGCCGTCACCATCGCGGCGGCGACCGTGGTCTCCCTATTCGTCTCCCTGACGCTGTCGCCGGCCATGGCCGCCCTGCTGCTCAAGCCGCACCAGCACCATGACGAGGCCGCCCCGCGTCCCCGCACGGCCTTCGGCAAGGCGAAATACTACGCCGGCTGGGGCGGACGGAAGTTCAACGAGGGCTTCGACTGGCTGTCCGACCGCTACGGCCGTCTGACCGCGCGTCTGGTCCGGACCGTGGCCCTGGTGCTGGTCGTCTACGTCGGCCTGCTGGGCCTGACGGCCTGGCGTCTGATCGACACCCCCTCCGGCTTCATCCCCGAGCAGGATCAGGGCTATCTGATCGGCGTCGTGCAGCTGCCGGCCGGCTCCTCGCTGGAGCGGACCAATGCGGTGATGGACCGGGCCCGGGTCATCATCGAGGGCACCGAAGGCGTCGACGGCACCGTGGCCTTCGCCGGTCTGGACGGGACCAGCTTCTCGTTCGGGTCTAATGCCGCGACCATCTTCGTGCGCCTGAACGACTATGAGGACCGCACGACGCGCGAGACCACGGCGACCGCCCTGGCCGGGGCCATCACCGGGGCCGCCTCCGGCATCCAGAACGCCAACATCTTCGTCATCGCCCCGCCCTCGGTTCAGGGGCTGGGAACCGGCAACGGCTTCGCCATGATGGTCCAGGACACGTCCGCGGCCGGCTATGGCGCGCTGGAAGGGGCCACCTATGCGATGATGGGCGCGGCGGCCGCGGCCCCGACCCAGGTGCAGCAGGTGTTCTCGACCTACAACACCGGTTCGCCGCGCATCGAGGCCGACGTCGACCGCGACCGGGCCCTGATGATGGGCGTCCAGCCCTCGGCCGTGTTCGAGACCATGGGCATCTATCTGGGATCGTCCTACGTCAACGACTTCAATATGCTGGGCCGGACCTTCCGGGTCACCGCCCAGGCCGAGCCGGCCTATCGCGACGACATGGCCGACATCGCCAACCTGAAGGTCCGCTCCGAGAGCGGGGCCATGGTGCCGCTGGGCTCGGTGGCGACCCTGCGCGAAAGCGCGGGTCCGTCGCGGATCGTCCGCTACAACCTGTTCCCGGCGGCCGAGCTGCAGGGCCAGGGCGCGCCCGGCGTCTCGTCCGGCGAGGCCCTGGGCATCATGGAAGAGATGGCGGCCCAGGCCCTGCCGCCCGGCTTCTCCTACGAGTGGACCGGCCTGGCCTATCAGGAGAAACAGGCGGCGGGCGGGGCGACGATCATCTTCGTGGTCGCGGTGCTGCTGGTCTTCCTGGTGCTGGCCGCCCAGTACGAGGCCTTCACTCTGCCGCTGGCGGTCATCCTGATCGTGCCGATGTGTCTGCTGGCGGCCATGCTGGGGGTCAACGCCCTGGGGCTGGACAACAACATCCTGGTCCAGGTCGGGCTGGTGGTGCTGATCGCCCTGGCGGCCAAGAACGCCATCCTGATCGTGGAGTTCGCCAAGCAGCAGGAAGAGCACGGCATGGACCGCTGGGACGCCGCCGTCGCGGCCGCCCGGATCCGGCTGCGCCCGATCCTGATGACCTCCTTCGCCTTCATCCTGGGCGTGTTGCCCCTGGTGCTGGCCGATGGAGCCGGGGCCGAGATGCGTCAGTCGCTGGGCGCCGCCGTGTTCTTCGGCATGATCGGGGTCACCGTCTTCGGTCTGCTGTTCACCCCGGTCTTCTACGTGATCTGCCGCGGCCTGGCCGCCCGGATCCCGCAGACGCCGACCAAGCCCTCGGAGACGCCCACCACGGGCGCCCCCTATGGCTCCCACGAACCGGCGCCCGCGCACACCGCGCCGCGCACGGGAGACGCCGCATGA
- a CDS encoding efflux transporter outer membrane subunit: protein MIPTRLSPLLTACAASALLAACAVGPKAPDATLPPLASGAFVSTPLGAANGAVSKAEARSDWWRLYADPTLDGLIEQAFAQNNELEAAVANLRAVRASLSEARSGLLPTTNTSASATRSQSSTATSIGLPAGQDAPELDVYDVGLDASYEIDLFGRVASTIRAARADVDAQAAALEVIRVSVAAETARAYADACSANAQIAVAERTLGLQQNTADLTQRLLEGGAGTGLDTSRAQAELALTRAQLPTLRAQRDGALYRLSTLTGVTPTEASQAARSCQRPPQLNQPIPVGDGAALLARRPDIRQAERSLAAAAARVNVATASLYPTISLGGSLGSTALDASDLSDDDSYRFSFGPLISWSFPNILATRARIEAADARTEAALATFDQTVLAALQETETALTNYANELDRRAALTEARDQAANAARLARLRFDAGADSLFTVLDAQRTEASAEATLAQSDALVTSYQIALFKALAGGWES from the coding sequence ATGATCCCGACCCGCCTTTCCCCCCTCCTGACCGCCTGCGCCGCCTCCGCCCTGTTGGCAGCGTGCGCGGTCGGGCCGAAGGCACCCGACGCCACTCTCCCCCCCCTCGCGTCGGGTGCCTTCGTAAGCACGCCGCTTGGGGCCGCCAACGGCGCGGTCTCGAAGGCAGAGGCGCGCAGCGACTGGTGGCGGCTCTATGCCGACCCCACGCTGGACGGCCTGATCGAACAGGCCTTCGCCCAAAACAACGAGCTGGAGGCGGCCGTCGCCAATCTGCGCGCCGTGCGGGCCAGCCTGTCGGAGGCCCGGTCGGGCCTGCTGCCGACGACCAACACCTCCGCGTCCGCGACACGCAGCCAGTCGTCGACCGCGACCTCGATCGGCCTGCCCGCCGGTCAGGACGCGCCCGAACTCGACGTCTATGACGTCGGCCTCGACGCCTCCTACGAGATCGACCTGTTCGGCCGGGTCGCCTCGACCATCCGCGCCGCCCGCGCCGATGTGGACGCCCAGGCCGCCGCGCTGGAGGTCATCCGCGTCTCCGTCGCAGCCGAGACCGCCCGGGCCTATGCCGACGCCTGTTCGGCCAATGCCCAGATCGCCGTCGCCGAACGCACCCTGGGCCTGCAGCAGAACACCGCCGACCTGACCCAGCGCCTGCTGGAAGGCGGGGCCGGCACCGGTCTGGACACCTCGCGCGCCCAGGCCGAGCTGGCCCTGACCCGGGCGCAGCTGCCGACGCTGCGGGCCCAGCGCGACGGGGCCCTGTATCGCCTGTCGACGCTGACGGGCGTGACCCCGACCGAGGCCTCCCAGGCCGCGCGGTCCTGCCAGCGTCCGCCGCAGCTGAACCAGCCGATCCCGGTCGGCGACGGCGCGGCCCTGCTGGCGCGTCGCCCCGACATCCGCCAGGCCGAACGCAGCCTGGCCGCCGCCGCCGCCCGCGTGAACGTGGCCACGGCCTCGCTGTATCCGACCATCTCCCTGGGCGGATCGCTGGGGTCGACGGCGCTGGACGCCTCGGACCTCAGCGACGACGACTCCTACCGGTTCTCGTTCGGCCCGCTTATCAGCTGGAGCTTCCCCAACATCCTGGCCACGCGCGCCCGGATCGAGGCGGCCGACGCCCGCACCGAGGCCGCCCTGGCGACCTTCGACCAGACGGTTCTGGCGGCGTTGCAGGAGACCGAAACGGCCCTGACCAACTACGCCAACGAGCTGGACCGCCGCGCGGCCCTGACCGAGGCGCGGGACCAGGCCGCCAACGCCGCCCGCCTGGCCCGCCTGCGGTTCGACGCCGGGGCCGACAGCCTGTTCACGGTGCTGGACGCCCAGCGCACGGAGGCCTCGGCCGAGGCGACCCTGGCCCAGTCGGACGCCCTGGTCACCAGCTACCAGATCGCCCTGTTCAAGGCCCTGGCCGGCGGCTGGGAAAGCTGA
- a CDS encoding efflux RND transporter periplasmic adaptor subunit codes for MRRLKIVAVSVLATGALYGCSQPSEAQGPPPAAPVTVAVPLAERVVDWDDFTGRFEATSQVEVRARVGGFIQAVHFRDGDFVRRGQLLFTLDPRPAQAQLAAAQAALTQAQSQLSLARTNLTRSQGLLASQAVSQSEVDTNSGAVQNAQAAVASAQAAVRARQLDVEFTRVTAPASGRVSDRRVDPGNVVAGGSSAADILTTIVSSSPIYFVFEGSESLLLKYQRDARAGRSAPVRIRLQDESDFTRTGTLDFTDNAIDPASGTIRLRAVIPNGDGFLKPGMFAQGRVAGAGAYDALLVPDSAVGTDQARRVVSVVAADGSVTPTPVQLGPLVDGLRVVRSGLRPTDRIIIEGLQRAMPGTKIAPTNGRIVRQPRQETVPTTTAPPAATGTSAAALTQSVAIGD; via the coding sequence ATGCGCAGGCTGAAGATCGTCGCCGTGTCCGTCCTTGCGACGGGCGCGCTTTATGGCTGTTCGCAACCGTCCGAGGCCCAGGGCCCGCCGCCTGCTGCACCGGTCACGGTCGCCGTGCCCCTGGCCGAGCGCGTCGTAGACTGGGACGACTTCACCGGTCGGTTCGAGGCCACTTCCCAGGTCGAGGTCCGCGCCCGCGTCGGCGGCTTCATCCAGGCCGTTCACTTCCGCGATGGCGACTTCGTCCGCCGCGGCCAGCTGCTGTTCACCCTGGACCCGCGTCCGGCGCAGGCCCAGCTCGCCGCCGCCCAGGCCGCCCTGACCCAGGCCCAGTCGCAGTTGTCCCTGGCCCGCACCAACCTGACCCGCTCGCAAGGCCTGCTGGCCAGCCAGGCCGTCAGCCAGTCCGAGGTCGACACCAATTCAGGCGCCGTCCAGAACGCCCAGGCCGCCGTCGCCTCGGCCCAGGCCGCCGTCCGCGCGCGCCAACTGGATGTCGAATTCACCCGCGTCACCGCCCCGGCCTCCGGCCGCGTGTCCGACCGTCGGGTCGATCCGGGCAACGTCGTCGCCGGGGGCTCCTCGGCCGCCGACATCCTGACCACGATCGTCTCCTCCTCGCCGATCTATTTCGTGTTCGAGGGCTCCGAGTCCCTGCTGCTGAAGTATCAGCGCGACGCCCGCGCCGGCCGGTCGGCCCCCGTGCGCATCCGCCTGCAGGACGAGAGCGACTTCACCCGCACCGGCACGCTGGACTTCACCGACAACGCCATCGATCCGGCCTCGGGCACGATCCGTCTGCGCGCCGTCATCCCCAACGGCGACGGCTTCCTGAAGCCCGGCATGTTCGCCCAGGGCCGCGTCGCCGGCGCCGGAGCCTATGACGCCCTGCTGGTGCCGGATTCGGCCGTCGGCACGGATCAGGCGCGCCGCGTCGTCTCCGTCGTCGCCGCCGACGGCTCGGTCACCCCGACCCCGGTCCAGCTCGGACCGCTGGTCGACGGCCTGCGCGTCGTCCGCTCGGGCCTGCGCCCCACCGACCGCATCATCATCGAGGGTCTGCAGCGCGCCATGCCCGGCACCAAGATCGCCCCGACCAACGGCCGCATCGTGCGTCAGCCTCGCCAGGAGACCGTCCCGACCACGACGGCCCCGCCGGCGGCGACCGGCACCTCCGCCGCCGCCCTGACCCAATCCGTCGCCATCGGCGACTGA
- a CDS encoding NAD(P)-dependent oxidoreductase, giving the protein MQQKGPSGPQGFVVQPRRLPKAEASVRVQDFGEIIVKPTPQNLETQAGRCTDCGVPFCQTACPLQNNIPDWLGLSAENELREAWKIASATSTMPEICGRICPQDRLCEGSCTLNQSGWEAVTIGSVEAFIGDTAFDNGWVEPIRPLHERPESVGIVGAGPAGMAAADRLREQGYQVTVYDRHDRPGGLLTYGIPGFKLEKRVVQRRVDRLIDGGVTFVTNCDVGTDVTLAELRERHEAVLLAMGVYQARALQVPGAGPGDTLPALEYLIHQNRRDLGEADDDTGHHARGRNVVVIGGGDTAMDCVRTAVRQGAASVTCLYRRDRDNMPGSAREVLNAEEEGIRFEWLAAPKALMSRDGAVSAVRAARMALSEPEFGKRREIVPVPGSDFDLPADLVIEALGFLPEAFAAHHDDLSLTEWDTVAVARSGFATSLPGVYAAGDAVRGASLVVWAVRDGQDAAAEIDRYLKARTQEQAA; this is encoded by the coding sequence ATGCAACAGAAAGGCCCATCCGGACCCCAAGGGTTCGTCGTTCAACCGCGCCGCCTGCCCAAGGCGGAAGCGTCCGTGCGCGTGCAGGATTTCGGCGAGATCATCGTCAAACCCACGCCCCAGAACCTCGAGACCCAGGCCGGGCGCTGCACCGACTGCGGCGTGCCCTTCTGCCAGACCGCCTGCCCGCTGCAGAACAACATCCCCGACTGGCTGGGCCTGTCGGCCGAGAACGAGCTGCGCGAGGCCTGGAAGATCGCCTCCGCCACCTCGACCATGCCCGAGATCTGCGGCCGCATCTGTCCGCAGGACCGTCTGTGCGAGGGCTCCTGCACCCTGAACCAGTCGGGCTGGGAAGCCGTGACCATCGGCTCGGTCGAGGCCTTCATCGGCGACACCGCCTTCGACAACGGCTGGGTCGAACCGATCCGGCCCCTGCATGAGCGGCCCGAAAGCGTCGGCATCGTCGGGGCCGGCCCCGCCGGCATGGCCGCCGCCGACCGGCTGCGCGAGCAGGGCTATCAGGTCACCGTCTACGACCGCCACGACCGCCCGGGCGGCCTGCTGACCTACGGCATCCCCGGCTTCAAGCTGGAGAAGCGGGTGGTCCAGCGCCGGGTCGATCGGCTGATCGACGGCGGCGTGACCTTCGTCACGAACTGCGACGTCGGCACCGACGTGACCCTGGCCGAGCTGCGCGAGCGACACGAGGCGGTCCTGCTGGCCATGGGGGTCTATCAGGCCCGGGCGCTGCAGGTCCCGGGGGCGGGTCCGGGTGACACCCTGCCCGCGCTCGAATACCTGATCCACCAGAACCGCCGCGACCTCGGCGAGGCCGACGACGACACCGGCCATCATGCCCGCGGGCGCAACGTCGTCGTCATCGGCGGCGGCGACACGGCCATGGACTGCGTCCGCACCGCCGTGCGCCAGGGCGCGGCCAGCGTCACCTGCCTGTATCGCCGCGACCGCGACAACATGCCGGGCTCGGCCCGCGAAGTGCTGAACGCCGAGGAAGAGGGCATCCGGTTCGAATGGCTGGCCGCGCCCAAGGCCCTGATGTCGCGCGACGGCGCGGTCTCCGCCGTCCGCGCCGCCCGCATGGCCCTGTCGGAGCCCGAGTTCGGCAAGCGGCGCGAGATCGTGCCGGTGCCGGGGTCCGATTTCGACCTGCCCGCCGACCTGGTGATCGAGGCACTGGGCTTCCTGCCCGAGGCCTTCGCCGCTCACCATGACGACCTCAGCCTGACCGAATGGGACACGGTGGCCGTGGCCCGCAGCGGCTTCGCCACCAGCCTGCCGGGCGTCTATGCCGCCGGGGACGCGGTGCGCGGGGCCTCGCTGGTGGTCTGGGCCGTGCGCGACGGCCAGGACGCCGCAGCGGAGATCGACCGCTATCTGAAGGCCCGCACCCAGGAGCAGGCCGCATGA